In Emys orbicularis isolate rEmyOrb1 chromosome 12, rEmyOrb1.hap1, whole genome shotgun sequence, one genomic interval encodes:
- the LOC135886227 gene encoding olfactory receptor 14A16-like yields the protein MSNRTTLTHFLLLGFSAVCELQILHFVVFLVIYLAALMENLLIILAVALAHHLHTPMYFFLVNLSLIDLGSISVTIPKSMVNSLINSSSISYAGCVTHVFFLIFLMGADFSLLTIMAYDRYVTICQPLHYESVMNRKACVQMVASAWIGGILYSALHTRNTFAVTFCAGNMVDQFFCEIPQLLKLACSNLYLSEIWALIFSACIVLNCFVFIIVSDVQIFNTVLRIVVSLFVCTGIFAYPKPTSSSASGLDLVVAVLYSVVPPMMNPVIYSMRNKEIKSSLRRLSGGRLFTKNYFSVFLE from the coding sequence atgtccaaccgaACCACCTTGACCCATTTCCTTCTCCTTGGATTCTCTGCCGTTTGcgagctgcagattttgcactttgtgGTATTCCTGGTGATTTACCTGGCAGCCCTGATGGAGAACCTTCTCATCATCCTAGCTGTAGCCCTTGCCCACCATTTGCACACTCCCATGTACTTCTTTCTGGTGAACCTGTCCCTTATAGACCTTGGATCGATCTCTGTCACCATCCCCAAATCCATGGTCAATTCCCTAATCAACTCCAGTTCAATTTCCTATGCTGGATGTGTCACCCACGTCTTTTTCCTCATCTTCTTGATGGGAGCAGATTTTTCCCTTCTCACCATCATGGCGTACGACCGATACGTCaccatctgccaaccactgcactacgAGAGTGTGATGAACAGGaaagcttgtgtccaaatggtAGCCAGTGCCTGGATCGGTGGAATTCTTTACTCTGCACTGCACACCAGGAACACATTTGCAGTAACTTTCTGTGCAGGcaacatggtggatcagttcttctgtgaaatcccccagctcctcaaACTTGCCTGCTCTAACTTGTACCTCAGTGAAATTTGGGCTCTCATCTTTAGTGCGTGCATAGtcttaaattgttttgtttttatcattgtGTCGGATGTTCAGATCTTCAACACAGTGCTAAGAATTGTGGTCTCCTTGTTTGTTTGCACTGGCATCTTTGCCTACCCgaaacccacctccagctcagcATCAGGTCTGGACCTTGTGGTGGCTGTTCTCTATTCTGTGGTGCCTCCAATGATGAATCCGGtcatctacagcatgaggaacaaggagatcAAATCTTCATTGAGGAGACTGAGTGGGGGGAGGTTATTCACCAAGAATTATTTTTCTGTCTTTCTCGAATAA